The following proteins are encoded in a genomic region of Blastococcus colisei:
- a CDS encoding MarR family winged helix-turn-helix transcriptional regulator: MTDRWLDDEQQRTWRAWLTVSELVPRALDAQLQRDAGISHAAYVVLAMLSESPSRSRRMSDLARRANQSQSRLSHTVARLEERGWVRRERAADDGRGNLAVLTDAGFDVVVAVAPGHVDAVREAVFGPLTAEQTRVLGEALEAIAAKLDPDRSLRVRDGADLPD; this comes from the coding sequence GTGACGGATCGGTGGCTCGACGACGAGCAGCAGCGGACGTGGCGCGCCTGGCTCACCGTGTCCGAGCTGGTCCCGCGCGCCCTCGACGCCCAACTGCAGCGCGACGCCGGCATCAGCCACGCCGCCTACGTCGTCCTCGCCATGCTCTCGGAGTCGCCCAGCCGCAGCCGTCGGATGAGCGACCTCGCCCGCCGCGCCAACCAGTCCCAGAGCCGGCTGTCGCACACCGTCGCGCGTCTCGAGGAGCGGGGCTGGGTGCGCCGCGAGCGCGCCGCCGACGACGGGCGGGGCAACCTCGCCGTCCTCACCGACGCGGGATTCGACGTCGTCGTCGCCGTGGCACCGGGACACGTCGACGCCGTGCGTGAGGCTGTCTTCGGGCCGCTGACCGCCGAGCAGACCCGGGTCCTCGGCGAGGCCCTGGAGGCCATCGCCGCCAAGCTCGACCCCGACCGGAGCCTGCGCGTCCGGGACGGCGCCGACCTTCCGGACTGA
- a CDS encoding nuclear transport factor 2 family protein, which yields MGIDDVVDRWHRYMAGDLPGGLEELLADDVVFHSPVVYTPQRGKEITVRYLEAASASLAGDDATGAGAFRYTKQVLAGDTAVLEFETSRHGTYVNGVDIIRCDDAGRIVEFRVMMRPLQAIHAVHEEMGRRLTAGA from the coding sequence ATGGGGATCGACGACGTCGTCGACCGATGGCACCGGTACATGGCCGGCGACCTCCCAGGCGGGCTCGAGGAGCTGCTCGCCGACGACGTCGTCTTCCACTCGCCGGTGGTCTACACGCCGCAGCGCGGCAAGGAGATCACCGTGCGGTACCTCGAGGCGGCATCCGCCTCGCTGGCCGGCGACGACGCGACCGGTGCGGGGGCCTTCCGGTACACGAAGCAGGTCCTCGCCGGCGACACCGCGGTGCTCGAGTTCGAGACGAGCCGGCACGGCACGTACGTCAACGGCGTCGACATCATCCGCTGCGACGACGCCGGGAGGATCGTCGAGTTCCGGGTCATGATGCGTCCCCTGCAGGCCATCCACGCCGTGCACGAGGAGATGGGGCGGCGCCTGACCGCCGGCGCGTGA
- a CDS encoding FmdB family zinc ribbon protein produces MPTYQYACTNPEGKHEFEVVQSFSDAPVGECPECAATVRKVYGSVGVVFKGSGFYRTDSRKTASSSSSESSTSNGTSNGTSPSKESSSSTPAASTSSSTSTSTSKAAN; encoded by the coding sequence GTGCCCACGTATCAGTACGCCTGCACCAATCCTGAGGGCAAGCACGAGTTCGAGGTCGTGCAGTCCTTCAGCGACGCCCCGGTAGGCGAGTGCCCCGAGTGCGCCGCCACGGTGCGCAAGGTCTACGGCTCGGTCGGCGTCGTCTTCAAGGGCTCGGGCTTCTATCGCACCGACAGCCGCAAGACCGCCTCCTCCTCCTCGTCGGAGAGCTCGACCTCGAACGGCACGTCCAACGGGACCTCGCCGTCGAAGGAGAGCTCCTCCTCGACCCCGGCCGCGAGCACTTCCTCGAGCACGTCGACCAGCACGTCCAAGGCAGCCAACTGA
- the cpaB gene encoding Flp pilus assembly protein CpaB, which yields MPPFRRPRFPLHTARRAAAVLLAVLALVLAVRPEAPSGAAQPRAGTAVTVAAADLPPGTVLTASDLTVARFPDELLPAGVAADPSALVGRVLAGAVRAAEPVTDVRLVGAGLTALLPEGQVAAPVRLADLAVAALVSAGDRVDVLATSPESGTAEVAAASALVLATPGSGADGQDPAAGLLLLAVDGPTAAHLAAASTTATLTVSLPPP from the coding sequence GTGCCGCCCTTCCGCCGCCCCCGGTTCCCCCTGCACACCGCCCGCCGGGCGGCGGCCGTGCTGCTCGCGGTCCTGGCCCTCGTCCTCGCCGTGCGCCCGGAGGCTCCGTCGGGGGCTGCCCAGCCGCGCGCCGGCACCGCGGTGACTGTGGCCGCGGCCGATCTCCCGCCCGGGACCGTCCTCACCGCCTCCGACCTCACGGTCGCGCGGTTCCCGGACGAACTGCTGCCCGCCGGGGTGGCCGCCGACCCGTCGGCGCTCGTCGGGCGGGTCCTCGCCGGGGCGGTCCGTGCCGCGGAGCCGGTGACCGACGTGCGGCTGGTGGGCGCGGGGCTGACCGCCCTGCTGCCCGAGGGCCAGGTCGCCGCGCCCGTCCGGCTGGCCGATCTCGCCGTGGCGGCGCTGGTGTCCGCCGGGGACCGCGTGGACGTCCTCGCCACGTCGCCGGAGTCCGGCACAGCCGAGGTCGCGGCCGCGTCGGCGCTGGTCCTCGCCACGCCCGGGAGCGGCGCCGACGGTCAGGACCCTGCCGCGGGGCTGCTCCTCCTGGCGGTGGACGGCCCGACCGCGGCCCATCTGGCGGCGGCGTCGACGACGGCCACGCTGACGGTCAGCCTGCCGCCGCCATGA
- the mscL gene encoding large conductance mechanosensitive channel protein MscL codes for MIKGFKDFLLRGNVIDLAVAVVIGAAFTALVAQFTASFLEPLIGLVGGGGLEGGTVVIDQQVFDWAAFINAVITFVLTAAVVYFVVVLPMRTLMERRTRGEEAGPVVPSQVELLVEIRDLLRAQQGRGPGHDPSGPGTTSLPGQL; via the coding sequence ATGATCAAGGGCTTCAAGGACTTCCTGCTCCGCGGCAACGTCATCGACCTGGCGGTCGCCGTCGTCATCGGCGCCGCGTTCACCGCGCTCGTCGCCCAGTTCACCGCGTCGTTCCTCGAGCCGCTCATCGGCCTCGTCGGCGGCGGCGGCCTGGAGGGAGGGACGGTCGTGATCGACCAGCAGGTCTTCGACTGGGCCGCCTTCATCAATGCGGTCATCACCTTCGTCCTGACGGCCGCCGTCGTCTACTTCGTCGTCGTGCTTCCCATGAGGACGCTCATGGAGCGGCGCACGCGTGGCGAGGAGGCAGGGCCGGTCGTGCCCAGCCAGGTGGAGCTGCTGGTCGAGATCCGCGACCTGCTCCGCGCGCAGCAGGGGCGCGGGCCGGGACACGATCCGTCGGGCCCGGGCACGACCAGCCTCCCCGGGCAGCTCTAG
- a CDS encoding YbaK/EbsC family protein, whose amino-acid sequence MTTSSAPRLGSLDWLPAADRLDLLAAPVAAVLAQLDGAAWVAEIDDDLADTAAFSEAYGVPLEASANCVVVAARRAGQTSLAACVVLATGRADVNGLVRRHLEARKASFAPQDVAVAESGMAFGGITPVGLPPAWPVLVDAAVAAADLVVIGSGTRGSKLAVPGAVLAALPAAQVLEGLGRPVAPEPSAPTPAPSRPLRAPDDSDIGWGDRPTEPSAADRRYVEDRPPHWGSD is encoded by the coding sequence GTGACCACCTCGTCTGCTCCCCGGCTCGGTTCCCTCGACTGGCTGCCCGCGGCCGACCGGCTCGACCTGCTCGCCGCGCCGGTCGCGGCGGTTCTCGCGCAGCTGGACGGGGCCGCCTGGGTCGCCGAGATCGACGACGACCTGGCCGACACGGCCGCGTTCAGCGAGGCCTACGGCGTGCCCCTGGAGGCCTCCGCGAACTGCGTGGTCGTGGCCGCTCGCCGCGCCGGGCAGACCAGCCTGGCCGCATGCGTCGTCCTCGCCACCGGCCGCGCCGACGTCAACGGTCTGGTGCGCCGTCACCTGGAGGCCCGCAAGGCCTCGTTCGCGCCGCAGGACGTCGCGGTCGCCGAGTCCGGGATGGCCTTCGGCGGCATCACGCCGGTGGGTCTGCCCCCGGCGTGGCCGGTGCTGGTCGACGCGGCCGTCGCCGCGGCGGACCTGGTCGTGATCGGCTCGGGGACCCGGGGCAGCAAGCTGGCCGTGCCCGGGGCGGTCCTGGCCGCGCTGCCCGCCGCCCAGGTGCTGGAGGGTCTGGGCCGGCCGGTGGCGCCGGAGCCGTCCGCGCCGACGCCCGCGCCCAGCCGTCCCCTGCGGGCACCGGACGACAGCGACATCGGCTGGGGCGACCGGCCCACCGAGCCGTCGGCCGCCGACCGCCGCTACGTCGAGGACCGGCCCCCGCACTGGGGCAGCGACTGA
- a CDS encoding VOC family protein has translation MIGQLHSLVIDAPDAHALAGFYAELLGMEVKGSPGDDWVVVTGAGYRIAFQQAPDLQPPDWPDPERPQQFHLDVRVADVDEAEPKVLALGARRLPGSGGDFRVYADPIGHPFCLVWDA, from the coding sequence ATGATCGGTCAGCTCCACTCCCTCGTCATCGACGCACCCGACGCCCATGCCCTCGCCGGCTTCTACGCCGAGCTGCTCGGGATGGAGGTGAAGGGCTCACCGGGCGATGACTGGGTCGTCGTCACCGGAGCCGGTTACCGGATCGCCTTCCAGCAGGCGCCCGACCTCCAGCCGCCCGACTGGCCCGACCCCGAACGCCCCCAGCAGTTCCACCTCGACGTCCGGGTCGCCGACGTCGACGAGGCCGAGCCGAAGGTGCTGGCGCTGGGTGCGCGGCGGCTGCCCGGCAGCGGCGGTGACTTCCGCGTCTACGCCGACCCCATCGGGCACCCCTTCTGCCTGGTCTGGGACGCATGA
- a CDS encoding PaaI family thioesterase yields the protein MSADVPSVDLTAAGRFVAAMQFEVTDADGSRVTGQVDLGPDQHTPWGVVHGGVYCSVVESAASVGASLAVQECGQFAVGVNNNTDFIRPMTSGRLDVVAEPVQQGRTLQLWQVLLTRADDGKLVARGQVRLQNVPLSGA from the coding sequence ATGAGCGCCGACGTCCCCTCGGTGGATCTCACGGCCGCCGGCCGGTTCGTGGCGGCGATGCAGTTCGAGGTGACCGACGCCGACGGCTCCCGGGTGACCGGGCAGGTCGATCTCGGGCCCGACCAGCACACCCCCTGGGGTGTCGTCCACGGCGGCGTGTACTGCTCGGTCGTGGAGTCGGCCGCCTCCGTCGGGGCGAGCCTGGCGGTCCAGGAGTGCGGCCAGTTCGCGGTCGGCGTGAACAACAACACCGACTTCATCCGGCCGATGACGTCGGGCCGGCTCGATGTGGTGGCCGAGCCGGTCCAGCAGGGCCGGACCTTGCAGCTGTGGCAGGTGCTGCTCACCCGCGCCGACGACGGCAAGCTGGTTGCCCGCGGGCAGGTGCGGCTGCAGAACGTGCCGCTGTCCGGGGCGTGA
- a CDS encoding MSMEG_6728 family protein, whose amino-acid sequence MQTFLPVADFAESARLLDSPRLGKQRVETLQILRAIELPDYGWASHPAVLMWRGRTPALVAYGLAMARIWRERGFADTTEAQIGEFAPDVVGLPQAELAGAGLLPSWLGDDELHRSHRSNLIAKDPGFYRPRFAELFGPEPDDLPYVWPGPDDVLPAPRPEGIGVWVVRPRAHNELGACLAAGVVGLGTQAGIDVDATGLAPDELRALSKELSGRRPAKDLRQLSAFLDEMAPGDRVALPIEHGAGLLLGEIVGDYLFQGRELLPHRRPARWERVVPRSAALPPATLQDPRVLFRVVLDPAALRG is encoded by the coding sequence ATGCAGACCTTCCTCCCCGTCGCCGACTTCGCCGAGAGCGCCCGGCTGCTGGACTCCCCTCGGCTGGGCAAGCAGCGGGTCGAGACGCTGCAGATCCTGCGCGCCATCGAGCTGCCCGACTACGGCTGGGCCAGTCACCCCGCCGTCCTGATGTGGCGCGGCCGGACGCCCGCGCTGGTCGCCTACGGGCTGGCGATGGCCCGGATCTGGCGGGAGCGCGGCTTCGCCGACACCACCGAGGCGCAGATCGGGGAGTTCGCGCCGGACGTCGTCGGCCTGCCGCAGGCGGAGCTGGCCGGTGCCGGGCTGCTGCCCTCGTGGCTCGGGGACGACGAGCTGCACCGGTCGCACCGGTCCAACCTCATCGCCAAGGATCCCGGGTTCTACCGACCGCGGTTCGCCGAGCTCTTCGGTCCCGAGCCCGACGACCTGCCCTACGTCTGGCCGGGACCCGATGACGTCCTGCCCGCCCCCCGGCCGGAGGGGATCGGCGTGTGGGTCGTCCGACCGCGGGCCCACAACGAGCTCGGCGCCTGCCTGGCCGCCGGCGTGGTGGGGCTGGGCACGCAGGCCGGCATCGACGTCGACGCCACCGGGCTCGCCCCGGACGAGCTGCGGGCGCTCTCCAAGGAGCTCTCCGGCCGGCGTCCGGCGAAGGACCTGCGCCAGCTGTCGGCCTTCCTCGACGAGATGGCGCCCGGCGACCGGGTCGCGCTACCGATCGAGCACGGCGCCGGCCTGCTGCTCGGCGAGATCGTCGGCGACTACCTGTTCCAGGGCCGCGAGCTGCTGCCGCACCGGCGGCCGGCCCGGTGGGAGCGGGTGGTCCCGCGGTCGGCGGCCCTCCCGCCGGCCACGCTGCAGGATCCCCGGGTGCTGTTCCGCGTCGTCCTCGACCCGGCGGCGCTGCGGGGCTGA
- a CDS encoding NAD-dependent protein deacetylase yields the protein MTAAPVADPGQDVALDALADLLADGECVVLSGAGLSTDSGIPDYRGAGGSLRRHTPMTYQTFTRDPRDRHRYWARSFVGWRQIREARPNEGHRAVGDLQAAGLLGGVITQNVDGLHQAGGADGVVELHGGLDRTVCLNCGDVASRAALDGRLQEANPHFGPRTDEVNPDGDAELPDEVLDGFVMVDCVVCGGGPLKPDVVFFGETVPRDRVERCFGLVESAGSLLVLGSSLTVMSGYRFVLRAAKLGIPVAIVNVGPTRGDAKADVRVDAPLGVVLPALAARLAG from the coding sequence GTGACCGCCGCACCCGTCGCCGACCCTGGCCAGGACGTCGCGCTGGACGCACTCGCCGATCTGCTGGCCGACGGGGAGTGCGTCGTCCTCTCGGGGGCGGGCCTGTCCACGGACTCCGGCATCCCCGACTACCGGGGGGCGGGCGGCAGCCTCCGCCGGCACACGCCCATGACCTACCAGACCTTCACCCGCGACCCGCGCGACCGGCACCGCTACTGGGCGCGGAGCTTCGTGGGCTGGCGGCAGATCCGCGAGGCGCGGCCGAACGAGGGGCACCGGGCGGTGGGCGACCTGCAGGCCGCGGGGCTGCTCGGCGGGGTGATCACGCAGAACGTCGATGGGCTGCACCAGGCGGGCGGCGCGGACGGCGTCGTCGAGCTGCACGGGGGACTGGACCGCACCGTGTGCCTGAACTGCGGCGACGTGGCGTCCCGGGCGGCGCTCGACGGGCGGTTGCAGGAGGCCAACCCGCACTTCGGTCCGCGCACCGACGAGGTCAACCCGGACGGTGACGCGGAGCTGCCCGACGAGGTCCTCGACGGGTTCGTCATGGTCGACTGCGTCGTCTGCGGTGGCGGGCCGCTCAAGCCCGACGTCGTCTTCTTCGGCGAGACCGTGCCGCGTGACCGGGTGGAGCGGTGCTTCGGGCTGGTCGAGTCGGCAGGCAGCCTGCTGGTCCTGGGTTCGTCCCTGACCGTGATGAGCGGCTACCGCTTCGTCCTGCGGGCGGCGAAGCTGGGCATCCCGGTCGCGATCGTGAACGTCGGCCCCACCCGCGGGGACGCCAAGGCCGACGTCCGGGTCGACGCCCCGCTGGGCGTCGTCCTGCCGGCGCTCGCCGCCCGTCTGGCCGGCTGA
- a CDS encoding FAD-binding oxidoreductase translates to MTQALSTLADRVAGTVVREGDPQYEEARRVYNGMVDARPAAVVRCASEEDVVAVVRHAADHRMDLAVRGGGHSVPGFGTADGAIVADLSPMQSVQVDDAQRSATAGGGTTWGRFNDVTAAHGLATTGGIISTTGIAGLTLGGGIGYLCRAHGLSCDNLLSARVVTADGVQRTASEDEHPDLFWALRGGGGNFGVVTDFTYRLHPIGDVLVGLMFFELTDGPTVFRFFDDMLDEAPREYGGYPAMHLAPPLPFIPEDRVGQPFAVIISCWTGDLDDGQRFFDRFHQVATPAAEMVAPMPYPALNALFDPLLPPGLQHYWKNAFVTELTDDAIAAHMELGARMPAITCAMHMYTLDAAVQEVPSDATAFGHRDARYVANIAGMWPDPAENEHNIAWVRDYYAAIAPHSQPGGYINFASSDDQQKAPDNYGANHGRLTEVKRRYDPGNLFHLNQNIEPSRVPPPRGS, encoded by the coding sequence ATGACGCAGGCTCTGTCGACCCTGGCCGACCGCGTGGCGGGCACGGTCGTCCGTGAGGGAGACCCGCAGTACGAGGAGGCCCGTCGCGTCTACAACGGGATGGTCGACGCACGGCCGGCCGCGGTGGTCCGCTGTGCGTCGGAGGAGGACGTGGTGGCCGTGGTCCGGCACGCGGCCGATCACCGGATGGACCTCGCCGTCCGTGGCGGCGGGCACAGCGTGCCGGGGTTCGGCACCGCCGACGGCGCCATCGTCGCGGATCTCTCGCCGATGCAGTCGGTGCAGGTCGACGACGCGCAGCGCTCCGCGACCGCCGGCGGCGGCACCACCTGGGGCCGGTTCAACGACGTCACCGCCGCCCACGGCCTGGCCACCACCGGCGGGATCATCTCCACCACCGGGATCGCCGGGCTCACTCTCGGCGGCGGGATCGGCTACCTCTGCCGGGCGCACGGGCTCTCGTGCGACAACCTGCTGTCGGCGCGCGTGGTCACCGCCGACGGCGTCCAGCGCACAGCCAGCGAGGACGAGCACCCCGATCTGTTCTGGGCGCTGCGCGGCGGCGGTGGCAACTTCGGCGTCGTCACCGACTTCACCTACCGGCTGCACCCGATCGGCGACGTCTTGGTGGGGCTCATGTTCTTCGAGCTGACCGACGGACCGACCGTCTTCCGGTTCTTCGACGACATGCTCGACGAGGCTCCGCGGGAGTACGGCGGCTATCCGGCGATGCACCTGGCCCCGCCGCTGCCGTTCATCCCCGAGGACCGGGTCGGGCAGCCGTTCGCCGTGATCATCTCCTGCTGGACCGGCGACCTCGACGACGGGCAGCGGTTCTTCGACCGGTTCCACCAGGTGGCCACCCCGGCTGCCGAGATGGTGGCGCCGATGCCCTACCCGGCGCTGAACGCGCTGTTCGACCCGCTGCTGCCGCCCGGCTTGCAGCACTACTGGAAGAACGCCTTCGTCACCGAGCTCACCGATGACGCGATCGCGGCGCACATGGAGTTGGGTGCCCGAATGCCGGCGATCACCTGCGCCATGCACATGTACACGCTCGACGCGGCGGTGCAGGAGGTGCCCTCCGACGCGACGGCGTTCGGCCATCGCGATGCCCGCTACGTGGCCAACATCGCCGGCATGTGGCCAGACCCGGCCGAGAACGAGCACAACATCGCCTGGGTGCGCGACTACTACGCCGCGATCGCGCCGCACTCCCAGCCCGGCGGCTACATCAACTTCGCCTCGTCCGACGACCAGCAGAAGGCGCCGGACAACTACGGCGCCAACCACGGGCGGCTCACCGAGGTCAAGCGGCGATACGACCCCGGGAACCTGTTCCACCTGAACCAGAACATCGAGCCCTCGAGGGTGCCGCCGCCGCGGGGCAGCTGA
- a CDS encoding SRPBCC family protein: MSQVVATAERVVAAPAEQVRAALADYEGARRRVLPEQFSDYRVEAGGQGAGTRVHWRFAATSKRVRDQLVTVTEPTADSLVESDENSSMVTTWTVLPADAGVSTVRVRTTWIGAGGIGGFFERTFAPKGLRRVYDQLLERLDAELASR, from the coding sequence ATGAGCCAGGTCGTCGCCACTGCCGAAAGAGTCGTCGCAGCCCCCGCGGAGCAGGTCCGTGCCGCCCTCGCCGACTACGAGGGTGCACGCCGCCGCGTGCTGCCCGAGCAGTTCAGCGACTACCGGGTCGAGGCGGGTGGGCAGGGCGCCGGCACGCGTGTCCACTGGCGGTTCGCGGCCACCTCCAAGCGGGTGCGCGACCAGCTCGTCACGGTCACCGAGCCCACCGCGGACTCCCTCGTGGAGTCCGACGAGAACTCGTCCATGGTCACCACCTGGACCGTCCTGCCGGCGGACGCCGGCGTCTCGACGGTGCGGGTCCGCACCACCTGGATCGGGGCAGGCGGGATCGGCGGCTTCTTCGAGCGCACGTTCGCGCCCAAGGGGCTGCGCCGCGTGTACGACCAGCTCCTCGAGCGGCTGGACGCGGAGCTCGCCTCTCGCTAG
- a CDS encoding ArsR/SmtB family transcription factor, whose product MDADRDVVGWAALGDPTRRAIVAALAERPRAVGELAAELPVSRPAVSLALRVLKDAGLVTERAAGTRRIYRLDPTAVAALRDQLDTFWTRALTNYGDLVEQPTVEEPAQEDT is encoded by the coding sequence GTGGACGCTGACCGAGACGTAGTTGGTTGGGCCGCGCTCGGCGACCCGACCCGACGGGCGATCGTCGCAGCGCTGGCCGAGCGGCCGCGCGCGGTGGGTGAACTGGCCGCCGAGCTGCCGGTCAGCCGCCCGGCGGTGTCCCTGGCCTTGAGGGTGCTCAAGGACGCCGGCCTGGTCACCGAGCGGGCCGCCGGCACGCGGCGGATCTACCGGCTCGACCCCACCGCTGTGGCCGCTCTGCGGGACCAGCTGGACACCTTCTGGACCCGGGCCTTGACGAACTACGGGGACCTTGTCGAACAGCCAACAGTCGAAGAACCGGCACAGGAGGACACATGA
- a CDS encoding SRPBCC family protein: MTQAPAAVVRQQIVVQAPIETAFETFTQRFGDFKPREHNMLAVPIAETVFEPRVGGHIVDRGTDGSECRWARVLVYEPPARVVFSWDIGPTWQVETEPENASEVEVRFLAEGPDRTRVELEHRHIDRHGPGWEAVASGVGHDDGWPLYLARYAALFDEAG; the protein is encoded by the coding sequence ATGACCCAGGCACCGGCCGCCGTAGTGCGGCAACAGATCGTCGTCCAGGCACCGATCGAGACGGCGTTCGAGACGTTCACCCAGCGGTTCGGCGACTTCAAGCCGCGGGAGCACAACATGCTCGCCGTCCCGATCGCCGAGACAGTCTTCGAACCGCGGGTCGGCGGGCACATCGTCGACCGCGGCACCGATGGAAGTGAGTGCCGCTGGGCGCGGGTGCTGGTCTACGAACCGCCCGCCCGGGTGGTGTTCAGCTGGGACATCGGCCCGACCTGGCAGGTGGAGACCGAGCCGGAGAACGCCAGCGAGGTCGAGGTGCGGTTCCTGGCCGAGGGGCCCGACCGCACCCGGGTGGAGCTCGAGCACCGCCACATCGACCGGCACGGCCCCGGCTGGGAGGCCGTGGCCAGCGGCGTCGGCCACGACGACGGCTGGCCGCTGTACCTGGCCCGGTACGCCGCCCTCTTCGACGAGGCCGGCTGA
- a CDS encoding SRPBCC family protein: MPPITVRTEVDRPAETAFAYATDASQFPEWQAGVVSGHLDGSDGGPGVGARCVTVRRIGGAEHASTSELVRPDPPRAWAVRGLDGPIRAAVDVTVEPRGADRSTVAIAVDFTGHGIGRVLVPLLVRR, translated from the coding sequence ATGCCGCCGATCACCGTCCGCACCGAGGTCGACCGGCCCGCCGAGACCGCGTTCGCCTACGCCACCGACGCGTCCCAGTTCCCGGAGTGGCAGGCAGGGGTGGTCAGCGGGCACCTCGACGGCTCAGACGGCGGCCCTGGTGTAGGCGCTCGGTGCGTCACCGTGCGCCGGATCGGTGGCGCCGAGCACGCCTCGACGTCCGAGCTGGTCCGCCCGGACCCACCGCGGGCGTGGGCGGTGCGAGGCCTCGACGGACCCATTCGGGCCGCGGTCGACGTGACCGTCGAGCCGCGGGGCGCCGACCGGTCAACGGTGGCGATCGCGGTGGACTTCACCGGCCACGGGATCGGCAGAGTGCTGGTGCCGCTGCTCGTCCGCCGTTAG
- a CDS encoding methyltransferase domain-containing protein, with protein MDKTARRMVALLTGNGVRDATVLEIGGGVGEIGLELLHQGAATVTNLELSPNYQQEAAALAAEAGVTGRTVHRLVDISADPAAVEPADIVVLHRVVCCYPDYATLLGVAADHARRQLILSFPPRNFASRAFVATQNTLLRLSDRQFRTFAHPPGAMLAVLADHGMRPAEAHRGPLWQIAAASR; from the coding sequence TTGGACAAGACCGCCCGCCGGATGGTCGCCCTGCTCACCGGAAACGGCGTGCGCGACGCGACGGTGCTGGAGATCGGCGGCGGGGTCGGCGAGATCGGGCTCGAGCTGCTCCACCAGGGTGCGGCGACTGTGACCAACCTCGAGCTCTCACCCAACTACCAGCAGGAGGCGGCGGCGCTCGCAGCCGAGGCGGGTGTGACCGGCCGGACGGTGCATCGCCTGGTCGACATCTCCGCCGATCCGGCCGCGGTTGAGCCGGCCGACATCGTGGTCCTGCACCGGGTCGTCTGCTGCTACCCCGACTACGCGACGCTGCTCGGGGTGGCCGCCGACCATGCTCGCCGCCAGCTGATCCTCAGCTTCCCGCCGCGCAATTTCGCTTCGCGCGCGTTCGTGGCCACGCAGAACACGCTGCTGCGCCTGAGTGACCGGCAGTTCCGCACGTTCGCGCACCCGCCGGGCGCGATGCTGGCAGTGCTTGCCGACCACGGGATGCGGCCGGCCGAAGCTCATCGGGGCCCGTTGTGGCAGATCGCGGCGGCCAGCCGCTGA